In Blastopirellula sediminis, the following proteins share a genomic window:
- a CDS encoding DUF1559 family PulG-like putative transporter — translation MLRRSAALGLLSLLLISSALVAQQTSPAESAGKTFVKEIAPFLSPEVMLVARVQIDKLTAENRLSEVQQWGAEKLNFGDFPLGDLLAERPIVDGVSEMTFLIQASNEYDAAPETFALLRMNGKISADKLVASVLGEDEADEELMELFSIQKGNWLAVTASEELTERLNEQLPFAPAKLAKAADLLADDPIQLIGMMTGDTIYSMSEELPSNSVLLYYSSKMQFAIAGVQWAPEPQLRLALQFRNEEDAAEAHDWLEALTTPGNLSNPLASLIAAAFKSYVPKQSGDRLALMLEQNDLQQIGQLLAPAIAQTQQAAQQAHSIVNMKQIGLAFHNFADTYKRFPPAQFPKDQDGKPLLSWRVYLLPYLEQNALFDQFHLDEPWDSEHNLKLAKFMPEVYQAPGVNLKDPTLTTYVVPQGKNAFSTGDGKSLGFQDFTDGTSNTIMAVRTTPEAAVVWTKPDDWQFDPQKPFQGLAVDDKGAFMALFADGSVRWLTTAIGAEDMKNYIERNDGNYIEEMEPPF, via the coding sequence ATGCTTCGCCGCAGCGCCGCACTTGGCCTTCTATCGCTCTTGTTGATCTCGTCCGCTCTTGTGGCCCAACAAACTTCTCCGGCAGAATCGGCCGGCAAGACGTTCGTTAAAGAGATCGCGCCGTTTCTCTCCCCGGAAGTAATGCTGGTCGCACGCGTCCAGATCGACAAGCTGACGGCCGAAAATCGACTTAGCGAAGTTCAGCAGTGGGGCGCCGAGAAACTGAACTTTGGCGACTTTCCGCTCGGGGATCTATTGGCCGAACGCCCCATCGTCGACGGCGTCTCGGAAATGACGTTCCTTATCCAAGCCTCCAACGAATATGACGCAGCGCCGGAGACGTTCGCATTGCTCCGGATGAACGGAAAAATTTCCGCCGACAAGCTTGTCGCCAGCGTTCTGGGAGAAGATGAAGCGGATGAAGAGCTCATGGAACTCTTCTCCATTCAAAAGGGAAATTGGCTCGCGGTGACTGCTTCCGAGGAACTGACCGAACGGCTGAACGAACAACTTCCGTTCGCTCCGGCCAAGCTCGCCAAGGCGGCCGATCTGTTGGCCGACGATCCGATTCAACTGATCGGGATGATGACCGGCGACACCATCTATTCGATGAGCGAGGAGTTGCCGAGCAATTCGGTCTTGCTCTATTACTCGTCGAAAATGCAATTCGCCATCGCCGGCGTTCAATGGGCGCCTGAGCCGCAACTTCGCTTGGCGCTGCAGTTCCGCAACGAGGAAGACGCCGCCGAAGCGCACGATTGGCTGGAAGCGTTGACGACGCCGGGCAATTTGAGCAATCCGCTCGCCAGCCTGATTGCGGCGGCGTTCAAGTCGTACGTGCCGAAACAGTCAGGCGACCGCTTGGCCCTGATGCTGGAGCAAAACGATCTGCAACAGATCGGGCAGTTGCTCGCCCCCGCGATCGCGCAAACGCAGCAGGCCGCGCAGCAGGCCCATTCGATCGTCAACATGAAGCAGATCGGTCTGGCGTTTCACAACTTCGCCGATACCTACAAGCGATTTCCGCCAGCTCAGTTCCCGAAAGACCAAGATGGCAAGCCGCTCCTATCGTGGCGCGTCTACCTGCTCCCCTATCTCGAACAAAACGCGCTCTTCGATCAGTTCCATCTCGACGAACCGTGGGATAGCGAGCACAACCTGAAGCTGGCCAAGTTCATGCCCGAGGTTTATCAGGCGCCCGGAGTGAACTTGAAGGATCCGACGTTGACCACCTACGTCGTTCCGCAAGGGAAGAACGCATTTTCTACCGGCGACGGCAAGAGTCTCGGCTTTCAAGATTTCACGGACGGAACCTCCAACACCATTATGGCTGTTCGCACTACGCCTGAAGCGGCCGTCGTCTGGACCAAGCCGGACGATTGGCAGTTCGATCCGCAGAAGCCGTTCCAAGGCCTCGCCGTCGACGACAAAGGGGCGTTCATGGCCTTGTTCGCCGATGGCAGCGTCCGGTGGCTCACCACGGCGATTGGAGCGGAGGACATGAAAAATTACATCGAGCGGAATGATGGCAATTACATCGAAGAGATGGAACCTCCCTTCTAA
- a CDS encoding superoxide dismutase, giving the protein MAYTLPELPYAYDALEPSIDAKTMEIHHTKHHQAYITKVNDAIKGTELESKTIEDLVSDLSAVPENIRGAVRNNGGGHANHSLFWTIMKPGGGGTPTGALAAAIDAELGGFEKFKEAFSNAAATRFGSGWAWLAVDGGKLVVESTANQDTPLMEGRTPILGLDVWEHAYYLNYQNRRPDYITAFFNVINWDEVAKRYAAATA; this is encoded by the coding sequence ATGGCTTACACTCTGCCGGAATTGCCGTACGCGTACGACGCGCTTGAACCGTCGATCGACGCCAAGACGATGGAAATCCATCACACCAAGCATCATCAGGCCTACATCACCAAGGTCAATGACGCGATCAAAGGTACCGAGCTGGAAAGCAAGACGATCGAAGACCTGGTCTCGGATCTGTCGGCTGTGCCGGAAAACATCCGCGGCGCCGTCCGCAACAATGGCGGCGGTCACGCCAACCACTCGTTGTTCTGGACGATCATGAAGCCGGGCGGCGGCGGTACTCCGACCGGCGCGCTGGCTGCGGCGATCGACGCCGAACTAGGCGGTTTCGAGAAGTTCAAGGAAGCGTTCTCGAACGCCGCAGCGACTCGCTTTGGTTCGGGGTGGGCTTGGCTCGCCGTCGATGGCGGCAAGTTGGTGGTCGAAAGCACCGCGAACCAGGACACGCCGCTGATGGAAGGTCGTACGCCGATCCTCGGTCTCGACGTCTGGGAACACGCCTACTACCTGAACTATCAGAACCGTCGTCCCGACTACATTACGGCGTTCTTTAACGTCATCAACTGGGACGAAGTGGCCAAGCGTTACGCCGCCGCGACCGCCTAA